From the Candidatus Bathyarchaeota archaeon genome, one window contains:
- a CDS encoding ABC transporter ATP-binding protein, whose amino-acid sequence MLLEVKDLVVTYDKVRVIWGISLEIDEKEKVAIIGPNGAGKTTLLKTICGLKRPVHGSIIFRGERIDGLPAHTVVKKGLVLVPEGGRIFPRMSVLENLKLGACTSEARAEEENTLKLVYKLFPILKKRENQMAGTLSGGEQRMLSIARGLMSLPKLIIIDELSLGLMPTLVSKLFGLLEELPNQGITVLVVEQYVKKALEFADRGYLIERGKIVLEGSGKELLQNELVKKTYL is encoded by the coding sequence ATGTTGCTTGAAGTAAAAGATTTAGTTGTTACTTATGACAAGGTAAGGGTGATATGGGGCATATCGCTTGAAATAGACGAAAAAGAAAAGGTAGCTATAATAGGACCTAATGGGGCCGGAAAAACTACTTTGTTGAAAACTATTTGCGGTTTGAAACGACCAGTTCACGGTTCAATAATCTTTAGAGGAGAAAGAATTGATGGTTTACCAGCTCATACTGTTGTTAAGAAAGGGTTAGTTCTAGTTCCAGAAGGCGGTAGGATTTTTCCCAGAATGAGTGTTTTAGAAAACCTTAAGCTGGGTGCGTGCACTTCAGAGGCACGTGCTGAAGAGGAAAATACACTAAAGCTGGTTTACAAACTTTTCCCAATTCTAAAAAAAAGGGAAAATCAAATGGCTGGCACTCTGAGCGGCGGAGAGCAGAGAATGCTATCTATTGCAAGAGGGTTGATGTCCTTACCTAAGTTAATTATCATAGACGAACTATCCCTTGGATTAATGCCCACTTTGGTGAGCAAACTTTTTGGCTTACTTGAAGAGCTTCCAAATCAAGGGATAACTGTTCTTGTTGTAGAACAATACGTGAAAAAGGCATTAGAATTTGCTGACAGAGGTTATTTAATTGAACGAGGTAAAATAGTTCTGGAAGGAAGTGGAAAGGAGCTATTGCAAAACGAGCTTGTAAAGAAGACTTACTTATAA
- a CDS encoding ABC transporter ATP-binding protein, whose product MPILEVKRVTKTFGGVCALKDVDLEINSGEILGIIGPNGAGKTTLFNVISGYYRPDSGSVIFKGEEITGLPPYKICEKGISRTFQLTRPFKELTVFENVLIGSLFKSKSFEEAREKAFEMLKLTGLFPKRNVLARDLNIIEHKRLELTRALATEPEVLLLDEVVAGLRPAEMEEVFSVIKKINDQGITVVIVEHVMKFVMSICERIVVLNYGELIAEGKPKEIAKNKEVIRAYLGEEYVA is encoded by the coding sequence ATGCCCATACTTGAAGTGAAGAGAGTAACTAAAACGTTTGGGGGCGTATGTGCTCTCAAAGATGTAGATTTAGAAATTAATTCTGGTGAAATCTTAGGAATAATAGGTCCTAATGGAGCTGGGAAAACCACACTTTTTAATGTAATTAGCGGTTACTACCGACCTGATTCGGGATCTGTAATATTCAAAGGAGAGGAAATAACGGGACTTCCCCCATACAAAATATGCGAAAAGGGAATATCTAGAACGTTTCAGCTGACCAGACCTTTCAAAGAATTAACTGTTTTTGAAAATGTGTTGATTGGATCGCTTTTTAAAAGCAAAAGCTTCGAGGAAGCGAGAGAAAAGGCATTTGAAATGCTAAAGCTTACAGGACTATTCCCCAAAAGAAATGTATTAGCTAGAGATCTTAATATTATTGAACATAAAAGATTAGAGTTGACAAGAGCCCTTGCCACGGAGCCCGAAGTGTTATTACTGGATGAGGTTGTGGCGGGGCTTAGACCAGCAGAAATGGAAGAAGTTTTTTCGGTAATAAAAAAGATAAATGATCAGGGCATCACGGTTGTTATTGTTGAACACGTTATGAAATTCGTCATGTCAATTTGTGAAAGAATAGTTGTATTAAACTATGGAGAATTGATCGCAGAAGGGAAACCAAAGGAGATCGCTAAAAATAAAGAGGTAATTAGGGCTTACTTAGGTGAGGAATATGTTGCTTGA
- a CDS encoding branched-chain amino acid ABC transporter permease has protein sequence MKISIDKKHLPLILAAIVIFGLPLLPVSPYIIHIFTIIYLFAFFSTCWNILGGFAGTLSLGHTAFVGIGAYLTYFMFTWYGLSPWIGMLLAALASIGLATILGYPCFKFGVRGTYFALATIAFAEILRDLCLYYRDITGGALGLYLRYLGFSPLNFQFNDKRYFCYIAIFLWLLSLFITYRMKRFRYKLIAIREDEDAAAALGINVLKEKMVALWLSAFLTAIGGAFWLQYYRCITPGTVLSLDLSIQIALIAIFGGMYDIIGPTVGAVVLMPISEMLRVHLGGTYAGLHLLIYGVLLIVVLLFMPKGLTGIIKKYFIRKEEE, from the coding sequence ATGAAAATAAGCATAGACAAAAAACACCTGCCTTTGATTCTAGCTGCAATAGTCATTTTTGGATTACCTCTTCTCCCAGTATCCCCATACATTATCCATATATTTACCATAATATATCTCTTCGCATTCTTTTCTACATGTTGGAATATATTAGGCGGGTTTGCAGGAACGCTCTCACTTGGTCACACAGCATTTGTCGGCATAGGGGCTTACCTTACTTACTTTATGTTCACATGGTACGGTTTGTCACCATGGATAGGAATGTTACTTGCAGCACTTGCATCAATAGGCCTAGCTACAATTCTCGGATATCCATGCTTCAAGTTCGGTGTGAGAGGAACTTATTTCGCACTTGCAACCATAGCATTTGCAGAAATCTTAAGGGATCTCTGTCTCTACTATAGAGATATAACTGGCGGAGCCCTTGGTTTATATTTGCGCTATTTAGGCTTTTCACCACTAAATTTCCAGTTTAATGATAAAAGATACTTCTGTTACATTGCAATTTTCCTTTGGCTCCTATCGCTTTTCATTACATATCGCATGAAAAGATTCAGATACAAACTTATTGCAATTCGGGAAGATGAAGACGCTGCAGCTGCATTAGGCATCAACGTTCTCAAAGAAAAGATGGTAGCGCTATGGCTTAGTGCCTTCTTGACGGCTATAGGGGGGGCATTCTGGCTCCAGTATTATAGGTGTATAACTCCCGGAACAGTTTTAAGCTTAGATTTATCTATACAGATAGCCTTAATCGCGATTTTCGGAGGAATGTACGACATAATCGGCCCCACAGTTGGTGCAGTAGTGTTGATGCCAATATCGGAAATGCTTAGGGTGCATCTTGGAGGAACCTATGCAGGTTTGCATCTTTTGATATACGGAGTTCTTCTAATCGTTGTACTGCTCTTCATGCCAAAAGGGCTTACGGGAATCATTAAAAAATATTTCATCAGAAAAGAGGAGGAGTAA
- a CDS encoding branched-chain amino acid ABC transporter permease, whose amino-acid sequence MIELIILAIINGLILGGVYALVAVGLNIIYGVMKIVNFAHGEFLMIGMYTAYWLFVLFGINPYLSVVLTVPVVILVAVATEKLLIEPVIEAPELNQLLITAGLSIFLQNLALLLWKADYRGIPIEIHNITVGIMTISLERVIPLIVAVPISILLYLFLHKTRIGRNIRAVAQDREAAELMGIDVKRVYVLTFALAGTLVGIASALLAPVYYVFPLAGTSFGVMSWIIIVFGGLGSFEGALVGSFILGIVEAVAGVLTSVELGRAIAFVIFLITLIARPEGLLGRRKL is encoded by the coding sequence ATGATAGAACTCATAATACTTGCCATTATAAACGGCTTAATTTTAGGTGGTGTTTACGCATTAGTTGCTGTTGGTCTTAATATAATCTACGGAGTTATGAAGATTGTTAACTTTGCACACGGTGAATTCTTAATGATAGGTATGTATACGGCTTATTGGCTTTTTGTATTATTTGGAATAAACCCCTATCTATCTGTAGTGCTAACGGTTCCGGTGGTTATTTTAGTAGCTGTTGCAACGGAGAAACTACTTATAGAACCAGTTATTGAAGCCCCAGAGTTAAACCAGCTTCTGATCACCGCAGGGCTTTCCATTTTCCTACAGAATTTGGCTCTACTTCTTTGGAAGGCTGATTATAGGGGAATTCCGATAGAAATACATAACATTACAGTCGGAATTATGACAATAAGTTTAGAGAGAGTCATACCGTTAATAGTGGCAGTGCCAATTTCCATACTGTTGTACCTGTTCCTGCACAAAACGAGAATTGGTAGAAACATACGTGCTGTGGCTCAAGATAGAGAAGCCGCAGAATTGATGGGCATAGACGTTAAGAGGGTTTACGTATTAACCTTTGCTTTAGCGGGTACCCTAGTTGGGATTGCGTCAGCTCTGTTAGCACCAGTTTATTATGTTTTTCCCTTAGCTGGGACATCGTTCGGTGTTATGTCTTGGATTATTATAGTATTTGGGGGTTTAGGAAGCTTCGAGGGAGCACTTGTAGGTTCTTTCATTCTTGGTATAGTAGAAGCAGTAGCCGGAGTCCTGACTAGTGTTGAATTAGGAAGAGCCATAGCATTTGTGATATTCTTAATTACCCTAATAGCTAGGCCTGAAGGGCTTCTGGGAAGGAGGAAACTCTAA
- a CDS encoding NAD(P)-dependent oxidoreductase produces MSYLVTGGTGFIGSHLIRELVNRGEEVIAYDYQPNYEAISDVKDKVKVIRGDVLDVTDLLECVKKYGVEYIVHLAYLLIPQSQEKPLKAIKVNCEGTTNIFEIARIMDVKRVVWASSISVYGRAEYYGHKPVNEDAPKMPLNVYGACKVLNEFMGEYYYEKYGLDNIGLRFTVVYGPGRARGQTAFASELIEGAALGRPVKVSYGNQKVDWQYVKDAVKAIILACNVKQTKHRIFNTCGELRTIYEAAEYIKKLIPDAVIHVEPGELGWQMEFDITRAKEELGYTPSYTMEEGIREHINIIRSRAGLPPV; encoded by the coding sequence ATGTCATATCTGGTTACAGGTGGCACAGGATTCATCGGCTCTCACCTCATAAGGGAATTAGTGAATAGAGGGGAAGAAGTCATAGCGTATGATTATCAACCAAATTATGAGGCAATAAGCGATGTTAAAGATAAAGTGAAAGTGATCCGAGGGGATGTACTCGACGTTACGGATCTCTTGGAATGCGTAAAAAAGTATGGTGTTGAGTACATAGTACATTTAGCTTATTTACTTATCCCTCAGTCGCAAGAAAAACCATTAAAGGCCATCAAGGTCAATTGTGAGGGCACTACCAACATCTTTGAAATTGCGAGAATAATGGATGTTAAAAGGGTAGTGTGGGCCAGTTCCATCTCGGTTTATGGTCGTGCCGAATACTACGGTCACAAGCCAGTTAACGAAGATGCCCCTAAAATGCCTCTTAATGTATATGGTGCTTGTAAGGTGTTAAATGAATTTATGGGAGAGTACTACTACGAGAAGTACGGGCTGGATAACATTGGCTTAAGATTTACAGTTGTTTACGGTCCTGGAAGAGCGAGAGGTCAAACAGCGTTTGCAAGTGAGCTTATAGAGGGTGCGGCCCTTGGAAGACCAGTGAAGGTGTCTTATGGAAACCAAAAAGTTGACTGGCAATACGTTAAAGACGCTGTAAAGGCTATAATATTAGCTTGTAATGTAAAGCAAACCAAACATAGGATATTCAATACATGCGGAGAACTTCGCACTATCTACGAAGCTGCTGAGTACATTAAAAAGCTTATTCCAGACGCAGTCATCCATGTTGAGCCTGGAGAACTTGGGTGGCAAATGGAGTTTGACATAACAAGAGCCAAGGAAGAGTTAGGTTATACCCCCTCCTATACTATGGAGGAAGGCATTAGAGAACACATAAACATAATTCGATCTCGTGCAGGATTACCACCTGTTTGA
- a CDS encoding aldehyde ferredoxin oxidoreductase family protein — translation MVGGYVGKILRVDLSQNKISKQDLDLSLAKKLIGGLGIAAKIMLEEMDVNTDPFDPDNKLIFATGPLTGSTVPAGCKSILVSRSPLTGIWGESIFSANCGIELKKAGYDMLIIEGKAEKPVYLWIHDDEVEIKSANGMWGMETFDACNAVKEELNEKKAAVACIGPAGEKLVRLAAIISDNGRAAGRCGLGAVMGSKKLKAIACMGTRNIKVEDSETLKELREQIIENTKDKLKGLSDYGTAGGVAAFEEMGNLPIKNWTKGTFPGADNITGIKMAKTILIGRRACFACHVGCGRYVEIKEGPYAPLKGYGPEYETVAAFGSLCMNDNLESIAKANDICNRLGIDTISAGATIAFAMECYEKGIITKEETGGIELNWGDPKVIVKLVELIGKKEGFGATLSEGSKRAAEKIGKGAERLAMHVRGLELPMHSPYRFKEMGLQYAVSERGACHLRGYSFLPSRGILIPDLGFDKQLDGFSIDGKARVVKIMQDACCMIDALGICKFVVFFGRMPLTTLAKVYTAVTGWETKLDDLMKAGERIWMLKRAFNVKMGSGREDDTLPERFLKEPVPDGTAKGQIVELEPMLNEYYRIRGLDEEGKPRKDKLKELGLEFAINLR, via the coding sequence ATGGTAGGGGGTTATGTTGGCAAAATTCTCAGAGTCGACTTGTCCCAGAACAAGATTTCCAAGCAAGATCTAGACCTTTCATTAGCTAAAAAATTAATTGGAGGGCTGGGGATTGCGGCTAAGATTATGTTGGAAGAAATGGATGTAAATACAGACCCATTCGACCCTGATAACAAGCTTATATTTGCTACCGGTCCGTTGACAGGCTCTACTGTGCCCGCGGGATGTAAATCCATACTGGTTTCAAGGTCTCCGTTGACGGGCATATGGGGAGAATCAATTTTTTCAGCAAACTGTGGAATTGAGTTAAAGAAAGCTGGTTATGACATGCTTATAATAGAAGGAAAAGCGGAGAAACCAGTTTACCTATGGATTCATGACGATGAAGTCGAAATCAAGAGCGCAAACGGAATGTGGGGAATGGAAACATTTGACGCGTGTAACGCTGTAAAAGAAGAGTTAAATGAGAAAAAGGCCGCAGTAGCTTGCATCGGTCCTGCTGGCGAAAAACTTGTTAGGTTGGCAGCTATCATAAGCGACAACGGAAGGGCCGCCGGGCGATGCGGTTTAGGCGCCGTAATGGGCTCGAAGAAGTTAAAAGCAATAGCTTGCATGGGAACCAGAAACATAAAAGTTGAGGATTCTGAAACACTTAAAGAACTTAGAGAGCAAATAATAGAAAACACAAAGGATAAACTTAAAGGCTTAAGTGATTACGGTACAGCCGGCGGAGTTGCAGCCTTTGAAGAGATGGGGAACCTTCCTATCAAAAATTGGACAAAAGGGACTTTTCCGGGAGCAGATAATATAACAGGAATTAAAATGGCTAAGACAATACTTATCGGAAGAAGAGCTTGCTTTGCATGCCATGTAGGCTGTGGCAGGTATGTTGAAATAAAGGAAGGGCCATATGCTCCCTTAAAAGGTTATGGCCCCGAATATGAAACAGTAGCTGCTTTTGGTTCCCTTTGTATGAATGACAACCTAGAATCTATAGCGAAAGCGAACGACATATGCAACAGATTAGGTATAGATACAATATCGGCTGGCGCTACCATAGCCTTCGCCATGGAGTGCTATGAAAAAGGTATAATAACAAAGGAGGAAACTGGCGGCATTGAGTTAAACTGGGGAGATCCGAAAGTCATAGTTAAGCTAGTTGAGCTTATCGGTAAAAAAGAAGGGTTCGGTGCTACATTAAGCGAAGGCTCCAAGAGAGCCGCAGAAAAAATAGGGAAGGGAGCCGAGAGGTTGGCTATGCATGTCAGGGGTCTTGAACTTCCAATGCATAGTCCATACAGATTTAAAGAAATGGGATTACAATACGCGGTTTCGGAGAGGGGTGCATGTCACCTAAGAGGTTACTCATTCCTTCCATCAAGGGGAATACTCATTCCAGACTTGGGGTTTGATAAACAATTAGACGGATTTTCAATAGATGGGAAAGCTAGAGTGGTTAAGATCATGCAGGATGCTTGTTGCATGATTGATGCACTAGGAATATGCAAATTTGTGGTCTTCTTTGGCAGAATGCCGTTAACAACACTTGCGAAAGTCTATACGGCAGTAACGGGATGGGAGACGAAACTTGATGACTTGATGAAAGCTGGGGAAAGAATATGGATGCTGAAAAGAGCTTTCAACGTGAAGATGGGTAGCGGACGTGAAGATGACACATTGCCGGAAAGATTCCTGAAGGAGCCAGTACCAGACGGGACTGCAAAGGGACAGATAGTTGAATTAGAACCTATGCTCAATGAATATTATAGGATACGTGGGCTAGATGAAGAAGGAAAACCAAGAAAGGATAAGCTGAAAGAACTTGGCCTTGAGTTTGCAATAAATTTGCGATAA
- a CDS encoding cupin domain-containing protein, with translation MIVVKFDEPQEYHAPNQETRRVRIFIDEEKIGKKDIVMGMSIYGPGMEAPLHSHEGSETMFIVHGKGEFGTEDKVVQVGPGDVLYFEPGEKHFLRNIGSQTLEFIFIYSKPGDEKVIKEKWIPLKK, from the coding sequence ATGATCGTCGTAAAATTTGATGAACCGCAAGAATACCATGCCCCAAACCAGGAAACCAGACGAGTCAGAATCTTCATTGACGAAGAAAAAATCGGGAAAAAGGACATAGTGATGGGCATGAGCATATATGGACCTGGAATGGAGGCCCCATTACACTCCCACGAAGGTTCCGAAACAATGTTCATAGTGCATGGCAAAGGAGAATTCGGAACGGAAGACAAGGTTGTGCAGGTTGGACCAGGTGACGTACTTTATTTCGAACCAGGCGAGAAACATTTCCTTAGAAATATAGGAAGTCAGACGCTCGAGTTTATATTTATATACTCCAAACCCGGTGACGAAAAGGTCATAAAGGAGAAATGGATTCCACTGAAAAAATAG
- a CDS encoding ribulose 1,5-bisphosphate carboxylase — MSAEEFTYDPYAFSIFEGVDVDNHIIAIYSLEVEPGRDFLKIAEGLASEATTGTWIKVPTETSEIRKKYQAKVLGTYEIPSEGYQRVMIAVAHPIENFGPSMPMSMVLAGIAGNLFSVTAARVKLTDVFLPKNLVKEFKGPKFGIPGLRNMLNIHDRPLVGAILKPKTGMSPKEVAEVCYKAALGGADLIKDDEMQSDPSYCPRIERLHAVMEALDKAQEETGKKCLYALNITDRSDKMLEIAEKAVEEGANCLLINYITSGYENLRMVAEDPSVSVPLLAHPTMARALVRPENMGITYHTVKKLVRLCGADITILSSAYGKMYQPIREYFWSVHALRDPFYGIKSTLPALSGGVYPGLATQHVKDVGIDIMMIAGGGVLGHPMGVTAGVKAMVAAVEAAAKGIPLVEAAKTSQELKVAIDTWGVYEKPKEYIFKPK, encoded by the coding sequence GTGTCTGCTGAAGAGTTTACTTACGACCCATATGCTTTTTCTATTTTTGAAGGAGTTGACGTGGACAATCATATAATTGCCATTTACTCACTAGAGGTTGAGCCTGGAAGAGATTTCCTTAAAATTGCTGAAGGATTAGCATCCGAGGCGACAACAGGTACTTGGATAAAAGTTCCTACTGAAACGAGCGAGATAAGGAAAAAATATCAGGCTAAGGTGCTTGGCACATATGAAATTCCGTCAGAAGGGTACCAAAGAGTAATGATAGCAGTCGCACATCCCATTGAAAACTTTGGTCCAAGTATGCCAATGTCTATGGTTTTAGCAGGAATTGCCGGAAACTTATTTTCGGTAACAGCGGCTCGCGTAAAGCTTACTGACGTATTTTTACCAAAGAATTTAGTAAAAGAGTTTAAGGGACCAAAATTCGGAATTCCAGGTCTAAGAAACATGTTAAACATACATGACAGACCTTTAGTTGGAGCCATTCTCAAACCTAAAACTGGCATGTCTCCAAAGGAAGTCGCAGAAGTATGCTACAAAGCGGCATTAGGCGGGGCGGATTTAATAAAGGATGACGAGATGCAGTCAGATCCAAGTTATTGCCCACGCATCGAGAGGCTTCATGCAGTTATGGAAGCACTTGATAAAGCACAGGAAGAAACAGGCAAAAAATGCCTCTATGCACTTAATATAACGGACAGGAGCGATAAAATGCTTGAAATTGCCGAGAAGGCGGTAGAAGAAGGCGCTAACTGTCTTCTGATCAACTATATCACATCTGGATATGAGAATTTAAGAATGGTAGCTGAGGATCCAAGCGTATCCGTCCCTTTGTTAGCACATCCGACAATGGCTAGGGCACTTGTAAGACCAGAAAACATGGGTATAACATATCATACAGTTAAAAAACTCGTTAGATTATGCGGAGCCGATATAACAATACTGTCCTCTGCTTACGGGAAAATGTATCAACCAATTAGGGAGTATTTCTGGTCTGTGCATGCTCTCAGAGATCCATTTTATGGAATTAAGTCCACATTACCTGCTCTCAGCGGAGGAGTTTACCCAGGTCTAGCTACTCAGCATGTCAAAGATGTCGGGATAGATATAATGATGATAGCAGGAGGTGGAGTGTTAGGTCATCCTATGGGCGTAACTGCAGGCGTTAAAGCAATGGTCGCTGCCGTTGAGGCAGCCGCTAAAGGCATACCTTTAGTTGAAGCAGCAAAAACGAGTCAAGAGTTAAAGGTAGCCATAGACACTTGGGGCGTATACGAAAAACCGAAGGAATATATCTTTAAACCGAAGTAA
- a CDS encoding FGGY-family carbohydrate kinase: MPSYFMGVDIGTSAVKAVITNAEGKIYGSCSVANDVNFLKPGWVEQNPEIHWWKNFIFAVKGCLKKSRIPPNQIAGLGISGLSVNLTALDKNGKVIRPAILYMDTRALKEIEWLKENVGNQTFLEINGNPISHRMLVPKILWFKKHEPENYNKTWKILISSQGYVIYKLCGQITADYYTADMVGLFSYRENKWSNKLSELIGIDIDKLPQAFPSYEVVGEISTISAKQVGLKAGTPVVAGSCDANISTLSSGVVYPGEAMLSYGSVGASYICLDKPKVHPGLFFGHYVKPNSWVSVIAMQCAGAILKWFYREFGHIEKEFSEKLGLNPYQILDMEAEKIPPGSNGLIVLPYFMGERSPIMDPNAKGVIFGLNLFHSRAHVYRAFLEAFGYGLSHHLDVLNEIGVKIKRWIAVNGGAKSKIWRQIVSDITGIPQYYTPGHPGAPLGDAFLAAIGTKVIRDWSKIKEWVHLKDETLPNMEKHRLYRKLYTIYKRLYEHLKQDMWDLSNICNI, translated from the coding sequence ATGCCGTCTTATTTTATGGGTGTGGATATCGGAACTTCTGCAGTAAAGGCAGTTATAACTAATGCTGAAGGCAAGATTTATGGTTCATGTTCCGTAGCTAATGATGTCAATTTTCTGAAGCCAGGATGGGTTGAGCAGAATCCTGAGATTCATTGGTGGAAAAATTTTATATTCGCTGTCAAGGGATGCTTAAAGAAATCTCGTATTCCTCCGAACCAGATTGCAGGACTTGGTATAAGCGGCTTATCTGTTAACCTAACTGCTTTAGATAAGAACGGTAAGGTGATACGCCCGGCAATTCTCTACATGGATACGCGAGCTTTAAAGGAAATAGAATGGTTGAAAGAGAACGTAGGCAATCAGACTTTCCTAGAGATCAACGGAAATCCTATAAGCCATCGTATGTTAGTTCCAAAAATTCTCTGGTTCAAGAAACATGAACCCGAAAATTACAATAAGACATGGAAAATACTCATTTCTTCGCAAGGTTACGTTATCTATAAGTTATGTGGGCAAATCACAGCGGATTACTATACTGCAGACATGGTGGGCTTGTTCAGCTACAGAGAAAACAAATGGAGCAATAAACTTTCAGAACTCATCGGAATAGACATCGATAAACTGCCCCAAGCATTTCCATCTTACGAGGTAGTTGGTGAAATATCAACCATATCAGCGAAACAAGTAGGGTTAAAAGCAGGAACCCCTGTTGTTGCGGGGTCTTGTGACGCAAATATTTCAACTCTTAGTTCTGGTGTAGTATATCCTGGAGAGGCCATGCTATCCTATGGAAGCGTTGGAGCAAGTTACATTTGTTTGGATAAGCCCAAGGTTCACCCCGGACTTTTCTTTGGCCATTACGTGAAACCTAATAGCTGGGTGTCCGTCATAGCTATGCAATGTGCCGGAGCTATACTGAAGTGGTTTTACAGAGAGTTCGGCCACATAGAAAAAGAATTTAGTGAGAAATTAGGTTTAAACCCGTATCAAATTCTTGATATGGAAGCAGAAAAAATCCCACCGGGATCTAATGGTTTGATAGTACTACCTTACTTTATGGGGGAGAGATCTCCGATTATGGATCCTAACGCAAAAGGCGTGATATTTGGATTAAATCTCTTCCATAGTAGGGCGCATGTATATCGCGCATTCCTTGAAGCTTTTGGATATGGATTGTCACATCACTTGGATGTTCTGAACGAAATTGGGGTTAAAATTAAGAGGTGGATAGCGGTTAACGGCGGTGCTAAAAGCAAAATTTGGAGGCAAATAGTATCTGATATAACTGGAATTCCTCAATACTACACTCCGGGGCATCCAGGCGCCCCTCTTGGAGATGCTTTCCTAGCCGCTATAGGTACGAAAGTTATACGAGATTGGAGCAAAATAAAAGAGTGGGTTCATCTTAAAGATGAAACACTTCCAAACATGGAAAAGCATAGATTATACAGAAAATTATACACAATATATAAACGTTTATATGAACATCTAAAGCAGGATATGTGGGATCTTTCAAATATTTGTAATATATGA
- a CDS encoding UPF0147 family protein, with translation MAEVEAANAISILEEILEDRNMPSYARVKLLNVIAILETVRDWPGGSLNFCAYFYS, from the coding sequence ATAGCCGAAGTTGAGGCGGCAAACGCTATCTCAATACTTGAAGAGATCCTAGAGGACCGGAACATGCCTTCCTACGCACGGGTGAAGCTTCTAAACGTGATAGCCATCTTAGAAACAGTAAGGGATTGGCCTGGAGGTTCGCTAAATTTTTGTGCATATTTCTATTCCTAG
- a CDS encoding DUF3782 domain-containing protein yields MAEEAFRQSIRGLVEGELGFEVERWTKLDREGVVFGYPSQMDIDVAISNEKTILVEVKSYVR; encoded by the coding sequence ATTGCCGAAGAGGCCTTCAGGCAAAGCATAAGGGGCTTAGTCGAGGGGGAGTTAGGCTTCGAGGTTGAACGCTGGACCAAACTGGACAGGGAAGGTGTAGTCTTCGGCTACCCAAGCCAAATGGACATAGACGTTGCAATAAGCAACGAGAAAACCATACTGGTGGAGGTTAAATCCTACGTCAGATAA
- a CDS encoding GNAT family N-acetyltransferase translates to MKIEVRNITEKNVDEIPKPCRNCVYWENPENFERISPEQAFEYKKSWFIKNLKNFGICGKILYVNGVPVAYAQFAPSSLLPQVKNYNCSSLGKPEDRIILLSCLFVCRPEYRNKGLGSKLLTDIISTLKLHRFKGIETFAREDSPNNPSGPVHFYLKHGFQIKEKLDQNFALMHLRI, encoded by the coding sequence ATGAAAATAGAAGTTAGGAACATCACCGAAAAGAATGTTGATGAAATACCCAAACCATGCAGAAACTGTGTTTACTGGGAAAACCCCGAAAACTTCGAGAGAATAAGCCCAGAACAAGCTTTCGAATACAAGAAATCATGGTTCATTAAAAATTTGAAGAACTTCGGAATATGCGGAAAAATACTCTATGTAAATGGAGTTCCCGTCGCTTATGCCCAGTTTGCGCCAAGTAGCTTGCTTCCTCAAGTAAAAAATTACAACTGTTCCTCATTAGGGAAACCCGAAGATAGAATAATCCTTCTCTCATGCCTTTTCGTTTGCAGGCCAGAGTACAGAAATAAAGGTTTAGGCTCAAAACTTCTCACAGATATAATCTCCACCCTGAAACTTCACAGATTTAAGGGAATTGAAACCTTTGCGAGGGAAGACTCGCCTAACAACCCTTCCGGACCAGTACATTTTTACTTGAAGCACGGATTCCAAATTAAAGAAAAATTAGACCAAAACTTCGCTTTGATGCACCTTAGGATTTAA